One genomic segment of Jaculus jaculus isolate mJacJac1 chromosome 2, mJacJac1.mat.Y.cur, whole genome shotgun sequence includes these proteins:
- the Mapk15 gene encoding mitogen-activated protein kinase 15 isoform X7, whose protein sequence is MCAAEVDRHIAQRYLLKRRLGKGAYGIVWKAVDRRTGEVVAIKKIFDAFKDQTDAQRTFREVMLLQVSSPGHTAWALCRCTSLQTRESLLQHPLHSFGFHSSLSFQAFGDHPNIIRLLHVIPAENDKDIYLVFESMDTDLNAVIQKGRLLEDIHKRCIFYQLLRATKFIHSGRVIHRDQKPSNVLLDASCRVKLCDFGLARSLSDLPEGPEGQALTEYVATRWYRAPEVLLSSRRYTPGVDMWSLGCILGEMLRGQPLFPGTSTLHQLELILETISPPSIDELQALGSGYSALILHSLGSRPRQTLDALLPPDTPTEALDLLRRLLVFAPDKRLSAAQALQHPYVQRFHCPDREWTRGCHVRLPVDEGARLSASQYRSHLYQMILGRRGNRRSRQEENPGDAAGCPEPRVAPARKLPLQPGSLLQASAQTPSRRRAPRSQSGSGRNPERVGEAKCEGGGALLDPAGCGPGGQSGPGPQ, encoded by the exons ATGTGCGCCGCGGAGGTGGACCGCCACATTGCCCAGAGATACCTGCTCAAGCGGCGGCTGGGGAAAGGG GCCTACGGCATCGTGTGGAAGGCAGTGGATCGGAGGACTGGTGAGGTGGTAGCCATCAAGAAAATCTTTGATGCCTTTAAGGACCAGACAGATGCCCAG AGAACTTTCCGGGAAGTCATGCTTCTGCAGGTGAGCAGCCCAGGCCACACTGCCTGGGCCCTCTGCAGATGCACATCCCTGCAGACAAGGGAGAGCCTGCTCCAGCACCCTCTGCACAGCTTTGGCTTCCACAGCAGCCTCTCTTTCCAGGCGTTTGGGGACCATCCCAACATCATCCGTCTGCTCCATGTGATCCCAGCGGAGAATGACAAGGACATTTACCTGGTGTTTGAGTCCATGG ACACTGACCTGAATGCAGTCATTCAGAAGGGCAGACTCCTGGAAGACATCCACAAGCGCTGCATCTTCTACCAGCTCCTGCGGGCCACCAAGTTTATCCATTCAGGGCGTGTCATCCACAGGGATCAAAAG CCATCCAATGTTCTCCTGGATGCTTCCTGCCGGGTGAAGCTTTGTGACTTTGGCCTGGCCCGCTCCCTGAGTGACCTCCCTGAGGGGCCAGAAGGCCAAGCCCTAACAGAGTATGTGGCCACACGCTGGTACCGAGCTCCAGAGGTGCTACTGTCCTCGAGAAg GTATACCCCTGGGGTGGACATGTGGAGCCTGGGCTGCATCCTGGGAGAGATGCTGCGAGGGCAGCCACTGTTCCCAGGCACATCCACCCTCCACCAGTTGGAGCTGATTTTGGAGACCATCTCACCGCCCTCCATTGACG AGCTCCAGGCCCTTGGCTCAGGCTACAGTGCCTTGATTCTGCACAGCCTGGGATCCAG GCCACGGCAGACGCTGGACGCCCTCCTGCCTCCAGACACGCCCACAGAAGCGCTGGATCTGCTAAGGCGACTCCTGGTGTTTGCCCCGGACAAGCGGCTCAGCGCGGCACAGGCGCTGCAGCACCCTTACGTTCAGAG ATTCCACTGCCCCGACCGCGAGTGGACACGGGGCTGCCACGTGCGGCTCCCGGTGGACGAAGGAGCCAGGCTCTCAGCATCGCAGTATCGCAGCCATCTTTACCAG ATGATCCTGGGGCGCAGGGGGAACCGGCGCAGCCGGCAGGAGGAGAACCCCGGGGACGCCGCCGGGTGCCCAGAGCCTAGGGTCGCCCCGGCCCGCAAGCTTCCGCTCCAGCCCGGATCTCTCCTTCAAGCCTCTGCGCAGACACCTTCCAGGAGGCGTGCGCCCAGGTCTCAGAGCGGCTCCGGGCGTAACCCCGAGCGCGTGG GTGAAGCCAAGTGTGAAGGTGGTGGAGCCCTCCTTGACCCTGCAGGCTGCGGCCCAGGCGGCCAATCAGGCCCTGGTCCGCAGTGA